One window from the genome of Paenibacillus azoreducens encodes:
- the helD gene encoding RNA polymerase recycling motor HelD, with amino-acid sequence MINAEDWKQEQDRLDLVMEKLQARITELEPEVTGLYEQVADIRKLFWQEVTVNTGTDEDFEETFYSIRQQEALLSERERSHRQRVQQWKNMKRLLASPYFGRIDFHEDGLSFSEQVYIGVSSFVDSDGMSFLVYDWRTPIASMYYDYSPGAAGYDTPGGNISGTMKLKRQYQIREGQLQNVFDTSLTIGDELLQQALGKGADNQMKSIVATIQKEQNSIIRDDNSRMLIVQGAAGSGKTSAALQRVAYLLYKHRERLRADQIVLFSPNPMFNSYVSTVLPELGEENMQQTTFQEYLDYWLGGTFRLEDPFDQIEYVLTEKSTQGYKARLNGIRYKASVHFLQALRNYAQCLELEGMRFKSIRFRNRDLITAKQMESKFYSYDPSIRMTNRIALLQEWLLHELTLLESKEREALWVQEELDYLDKDQYAEAYHKLHKERGVFDFAEQYEEAREMMNSKRRPDEGDFDYAEQEEELLRRMIVKEQFKPLKRSVKRMLFIDMVGLYVQLFENGAAFKKMMDEAEIPSLWPEICQQTRDKLSRLELFYEDATPYLYLKELIEGVRTNTEIRHVFVDEGQDYSMFQYEFIKKMFPRARMTVLGDFGQAIYTQSTELYGEDSPLIRLYGESETTLFHLVRSYRSTREIVEFTKSLLPNAKEIIPFERFGKKPLLTENGSVEQRVERMTKHLEALQAEGFVSIGVITKTAAESKEAYDLLTSLGCQGLKLVTKKTPTFEKGVLVIPVYLAKGVEFDAVLIYDASSQTYQRESERKLFYTACTRAMHRLLLYATGEWTPFIQALDTSLYEVEQ; translated from the coding sequence ATGATCAACGCAGAGGACTGGAAGCAAGAACAGGACCGACTGGATTTGGTTATGGAGAAGCTGCAAGCGAGAATCACCGAACTGGAACCTGAGGTGACCGGGCTGTATGAGCAGGTGGCGGACATTCGCAAACTATTTTGGCAGGAAGTTACCGTAAACACGGGCACGGACGAAGATTTTGAAGAAACATTCTATAGCATCAGGCAGCAAGAAGCATTATTGTCCGAACGGGAACGAAGCCACCGACAACGCGTGCAGCAATGGAAAAACATGAAACGCTTGCTTGCATCTCCCTACTTTGGGCGCATCGATTTCCACGAGGACGGCTTGAGCTTTAGCGAGCAGGTCTATATCGGTGTATCATCCTTCGTCGATTCTGATGGCATGAGTTTTCTGGTTTATGACTGGCGTACTCCGATCGCGAGCATGTACTACGATTATTCCCCGGGAGCTGCCGGATATGACACTCCAGGCGGTAACATCTCTGGAACGATGAAGCTGAAACGGCAGTATCAGATCCGTGAGGGGCAGCTGCAGAACGTGTTCGACACGAGCTTAACGATCGGCGATGAATTGCTGCAGCAGGCGCTCGGTAAGGGTGCGGACAATCAGATGAAAAGCATCGTCGCGACCATCCAAAAGGAGCAAAACTCCATTATCCGCGATGACAACAGCCGAATGCTCATCGTGCAAGGAGCGGCCGGCAGCGGGAAAACCTCCGCGGCGCTGCAGCGGGTGGCGTATTTACTGTATAAACACCGCGAGCGGCTCAGGGCTGACCAAATCGTTCTTTTCTCGCCTAATCCGATGTTTAACAGCTATGTATCAACCGTTCTTCCCGAGCTGGGCGAAGAAAACATGCAGCAGACGACCTTCCAGGAATATCTTGACTATTGGCTCGGCGGGACGTTTCGTCTTGAAGATCCATTCGATCAGATCGAATACGTGCTGACAGAAAAATCAACGCAAGGGTACAAGGCCCGGTTGAACGGGATCCGATACAAGGCATCCGTACATTTTCTTCAAGCTCTCCGGAATTATGCGCAGTGTTTGGAGCTGGAGGGCATGCGATTCAAAAGCATTCGTTTTCGGAATCGCGATTTGATCACGGCCAAGCAAATGGAATCAAAGTTTTACAGCTATGACCCCTCCATTCGCATGACCAATCGTATCGCTTTACTGCAAGAGTGGCTGCTGCATGAGCTGACATTACTGGAAAGCAAGGAACGTGAGGCGCTCTGGGTGCAGGAAGAGCTCGATTATCTCGACAAGGATCAATACGCCGAAGCGTATCATAAACTGCACAAAGAGAGGGGCGTTTTTGACTTTGCCGAACAATATGAAGAAGCCCGCGAAATGATGAACAGCAAGCGCAGGCCGGACGAGGGCGATTTCGACTATGCCGAGCAGGAGGAGGAGCTGCTGCGCCGGATGATCGTGAAAGAGCAATTCAAACCGCTGAAGCGAAGCGTGAAGCGGATGTTATTCATAGATATGGTTGGGTTGTACGTTCAGCTATTCGAAAATGGCGCTGCCTTTAAAAAGATGATGGATGAAGCCGAAATCCCTTCCCTCTGGCCGGAAATCTGCCAACAGACCAGGGATAAGCTCAGCCGGCTCGAATTGTTTTATGAGGATGCGACACCTTACCTTTATTTAAAAGAGCTCATCGAGGGCGTTCGGACGAACACGGAGATACGGCATGTATTCGTTGACGAAGGCCAGGATTATTCGATGTTTCAATATGAGTTCATCAAAAAAATGTTTCCCCGTGCCCGCATGACGGTGCTCGGCGATTTTGGTCAGGCCATCTATACGCAGTCAACGGAATTGTATGGTGAGGATTCACCGCTCATCCGGCTATACGGCGAATCTGAAACAACCTTGTTTCATCTGGTTCGCAGTTACCGGTCGACTCGCGAGATTGTGGAATTCACGAAGTCTCTTTTGCCGAACGCCAAGGAGATCATCCCCTTTGAACGTTTCGGCAAGAAACCGCTTCTCACGGAGAATGGCAGCGTCGAGCAACGGGTTGAGAGAATGACCAAGCACCTCGAGGCCCTTCAGGCGGAAGGCTTCGTCTCTATCGGCGTCATTACGAAGACCGCGGCGGAAAGCAAAGAGGCTTATGATCTCTTGACGTCCCTGGGATGCCAGGGGTTAAAGCTTGTAACGAAGAAAACGCCTACCTTCGAAAAGGGGGTATTGGTAATCCCCGTGTATCTCGCCAAGGGCGTTGAATTCGACGCCGTTCTAATCTACGACGCCTCTTCGCAGACGTATCAACGGGAAAGCGAGCGAAAGCTGTTTTATACGGCATGCACGCGTGCCATGCATCGGCTTCTGCTCTACGCAACAGGAGAATGGACTCCATTCA
- a CDS encoding SDR family oxidoreductase, with amino-acid sequence MKPLNGKVALVAGATRGAGRGIAIELGAAGATVYVTGRTTRTKRSDYNRPETIEETAELVCDAGGRGIAVQVDHLDPDQVQALIARIKDEHGRLDILVNDVWGAENLAEWNVPVWEYSLEKGFRMLRLAIDTHIITSHYALPLLIESNNGLVVEITDGTAEYNAKNYRLSLFYDLAKTSVIRMAQSLAHELSPYQCTAVAVTPGWMRSEIMLEHFDVKEENWRDAAAKEPHFIISESPRFVGRAVAALAGDPEVARWNGHSVSSGQLAQVYGFYDIDGSQPDCWRYLVEVQDAGKPANADGYR; translated from the coding sequence ATGAAGCCTTTAAATGGAAAAGTAGCTTTGGTGGCAGGTGCAACAAGGGGAGCCGGGCGAGGTATAGCTATTGAATTAGGAGCCGCTGGAGCCACTGTGTATGTGACTGGACGTACGACACGAACGAAGCGGTCCGATTACAATCGGCCTGAGACGATTGAAGAAACCGCTGAACTTGTTTGTGACGCGGGTGGTAGAGGTATAGCGGTTCAAGTGGATCACCTCGATCCCGATCAGGTTCAAGCTCTTATTGCACGCATCAAGGACGAGCATGGACGACTCGATATCTTGGTCAACGATGTATGGGGAGCTGAGAATTTGGCAGAGTGGAACGTGCCTGTGTGGGAGTATTCGCTTGAAAAAGGGTTCCGTATGCTTCGTCTTGCCATTGACACGCATATCATTACAAGCCACTACGCACTACCCCTGTTAATCGAAAGTAATAACGGACTAGTCGTTGAGATAACGGACGGAACCGCAGAATATAACGCAAAAAACTACCGTTTATCACTGTTCTACGATCTAGCCAAGACTTCTGTCATTCGTATGGCCCAGTCTTTAGCCCATGAACTATCCCCATATCAATGTACCGCCGTTGCCGTCACTCCGGGTTGGATGCGCTCGGAAATCATGCTTGAACACTTTGATGTAAAGGAGGAAAATTGGCGGGATGCTGCTGCTAAAGAACCTCATTTCATCATTTCAGAATCTCCCCGTTTCGTAGGGAGAGCCGTTGCGGCGTTAGCTGGAGATCCGGAAGTTGCACGGTGGAACGGTCATTCCGTTTCGAGCGGTCAGCTCGCACAAGTGTATGGTTTTTATGATATTGACGGCTCACAGCCAGACTGCTGGCGGTATCTTGTAGAGGTACAAGATGCAGGCAAACCAGCGAATGCTGATGGTTACCGATAG
- a CDS encoding ATP-binding protein: MKKSHIFLILGLLIIILSSLRMLWMELFPDHKQMSIQNGQLDLRDWNAEDGGVLLLDGEWEFYPSQWLMDGSRQQAISESEPRLIQVPGGWNKALHAGESTPYGFASYRLRLNVNPEKDINYSIRVPSVRTSSELYINGRLLAKSGRVAKTKDDYIAKNLPYSTTFTADENGVIELVIQAANYVDSRNSGIIRSIKFGSEEAITKDMKISVSMQLLAAIIFLMHSVYAFILFLLGNKEKKLLYFSLLTLCVTLTSLLSNDEKLFHQLFYIGYRWDFRLSNAAFIIGCYALLQCTNHRELPYWRRIYPVYTVMNLGTAGITLLLAPYQVIMLFPVYILLGGIAAVVTLIAIFKKVIADIKSHLLLLFSILALIHHFLWSLIWRESGLSVVHYPFDMIISMGCLASVWFKDYFKMHANTKEIAATLQRMNDHKDQFLANTSHEFKNPLHSILNLSQSILKRERHLLQERSIKELETVLSVGRRLTLILNDLIDVMSLREGNPRLQQKDIWIQPIVTGVLDMLQFNAEVKSVKITNQIPEDFPSVIADENRVIQIVFNLLHNAVKYTNEGVISIQAYTREGRAYIVITDTGIGMDEDMLKRLFRPYEQASTSETMIEGGFGLGLSISKQLVELHGGTLEVSSVLGEGSKFTFSLKLAGLRAEEENDFSNSFEPLASQSMLIQEEVAVSLEKAEIPPAAKPTTTPIEMNRDRPLILIVDDDPVNLQVLEAILPSDEYEITMVTSGKEALAVLDAKEWDLIISDIMMPQMSGYELTRIIRERFTLTELPVLLLTARSQPKDIQSGFLAGANDYVTKPVEPLEIKSRIEALTTVKQIVREQLRLEAAWLQAQIQPHFLFNALNAVTALSDINLDKMRDLLNEFSNFLRNKFSFQNMDGLVPIEEELSLVRSYLYIEKVRFEERLQVVWETDDDYKELKIPFLSIQPLVENAIRHGIMKRARGGKIIIRISVYETHAEITVEDDGIGMDEVQLRRILERKADRSSGVGLINTDQRLKRHFGTGIHIISTLGTGTKVYFVVK, from the coding sequence ATGAAAAAGAGCCATATTTTTTTAATACTTGGACTATTGATAATCATTTTATCCAGCTTGCGCATGTTGTGGATGGAATTGTTTCCTGATCACAAACAGATGTCAATACAGAATGGGCAGTTAGATTTGCGTGATTGGAATGCAGAAGATGGCGGTGTTCTTTTGCTTGATGGGGAATGGGAGTTTTACCCCTCACAATGGTTGATGGATGGCAGTCGACAACAAGCAATAAGCGAAAGTGAGCCAAGGCTAATTCAGGTTCCGGGAGGATGGAATAAAGCTTTGCATGCTGGTGAGTCAACTCCATATGGTTTTGCTTCCTATCGCTTGCGTCTTAATGTAAACCCGGAAAAGGATATAAATTATAGCATTCGCGTACCCAGCGTGCGCACTTCATCAGAATTATACATAAATGGGCGATTGCTTGCTAAATCCGGGCGGGTAGCGAAAACGAAGGATGATTATATCGCGAAGAACCTGCCTTATTCCACAACTTTTACCGCTGATGAAAACGGAGTAATCGAACTCGTGATTCAGGCCGCAAACTATGTGGATAGTCGAAACAGCGGCATCATTCGATCCATTAAATTTGGATCAGAAGAAGCAATTACAAAAGATATGAAAATCTCCGTTTCTATGCAGCTTCTGGCAGCGATTATATTTCTTATGCATTCTGTCTATGCGTTTATTCTGTTTTTGTTAGGAAATAAGGAAAAGAAGCTGCTTTATTTTTCTTTACTGACACTATGTGTAACGCTTACTAGTCTATTAAGCAATGATGAGAAATTGTTCCATCAATTGTTTTATATTGGCTATCGTTGGGATTTTCGGCTATCTAACGCCGCTTTTATCATTGGATGCTACGCTTTGCTCCAGTGCACGAATCATCGTGAACTCCCTTATTGGAGAAGGATATATCCTGTTTATACTGTAATGAATTTAGGTACCGCTGGCATTACGTTGCTTTTGGCCCCCTATCAGGTGATTATGCTCTTCCCGGTGTATATTCTTTTGGGTGGTATTGCAGCTGTGGTCACGTTGATTGCAATCTTTAAAAAAGTTATTGCAGATATAAAAAGCCATCTTTTACTGCTTTTTTCTATACTTGCGCTGATTCATCATTTTCTTTGGTCCTTAATTTGGCGGGAAAGCGGATTGAGTGTTGTCCACTATCCGTTTGATATGATTATTTCGATGGGGTGTTTAGCCTCTGTATGGTTTAAGGATTATTTTAAAATGCATGCGAACACCAAGGAGATTGCCGCAACATTGCAAAGAATGAATGACCATAAGGATCAATTTTTGGCGAACACTTCACATGAATTTAAAAATCCGCTCCACAGCATCCTCAACCTGTCGCAATCAATTTTGAAAAGGGAACGGCATTTGTTACAGGAGAGAAGCATCAAAGAGCTTGAAACGGTTTTATCCGTAGGACGTCGGCTGACTTTGATATTAAACGATTTGATTGATGTGATGAGTTTACGGGAAGGCAATCCGCGTCTTCAGCAAAAAGACATATGGATTCAGCCAATCGTGACCGGGGTGCTTGATATGCTGCAATTTAATGCGGAAGTGAAGTCCGTCAAAATAACAAATCAAATTCCCGAAGATTTCCCTTCAGTAATCGCGGACGAAAACCGGGTTATCCAAATCGTTTTCAATTTGCTTCATAATGCTGTGAAATATACGAATGAAGGGGTCATTTCGATCCAAGCTTATACACGGGAAGGAAGAGCTTATATTGTGATTACCGATACCGGGATCGGAATGGATGAGGACATGCTTAAGCGCCTATTCCGTCCTTATGAGCAGGCGAGCACTAGCGAGACCATGATTGAGGGTGGCTTTGGGTTAGGTTTAAGTATAAGCAAACAGCTGGTTGAGCTTCATGGAGGTACGTTAGAAGTGTCCTCTGTTTTAGGGGAAGGTTCAAAGTTCACATTTTCGTTAAAGCTAGCAGGTCTTAGAGCAGAGGAAGAAAATGATTTTTCTAACTCATTTGAACCGTTGGCATCGCAATCTATGCTGATTCAGGAAGAAGTCGCAGTCAGTTTGGAAAAAGCGGAAATCCCGCCGGCTGCGAAACCAACAACTACTCCAATAGAAATGAATCGCGATCGTCCGCTCATATTAATTGTTGATGACGATCCGGTCAACCTTCAAGTGCTTGAAGCAATACTCCCGTCGGACGAATATGAAATAACGATGGTAACGAGCGGGAAAGAAGCGTTGGCTGTTCTGGATGCAAAGGAATGGGATCTAATCATCTCAGATATTATGATGCCGCAGATGTCTGGCTATGAGCTGACACGAATCATTCGTGAGCGGTTTACGCTCACAGAGCTCCCGGTTTTGCTCCTTACCGCCAGAAGCCAACCGAAAGATATCCAAAGCGGTTTTTTAGCTGGGGCAAACGATTATGTGACAAAGCCAGTGGAACCATTAGAAATAAAATCGCGGATAGAGGCGTTAACTACGGTTAAACAAATCGTCCGGGAACAATTGCGATTAGAAGCGGCATGGCTGCAAGCCCAAATCCAGCCTCATTTTTTATTCAATGCATTAAATGCCGTAACAGCTTTAAGTGATATTAATCTGGATAAAATGCGCGATTTGCTTAATGAGTTCAGCAATTTTTTGAGGAATAAATTTAGTTTTCAGAATATGGATGGACTTGTTCCGATCGAAGAGGAGCTAAGTCTGGTGCGCTCTTATCTATATATCGAAAAGGTTCGGTTTGAAGAAAGGCTTCAAGTTGTTTGGGAGACGGATGACGACTACAAGGAATTAAAAATCCCGTTTTTATCGATCCAGCCTTTAGTTGAAAATGCGATACGACACGGCATTATGAAGCGCGCTCGCGGAGGAAAGATCATTATTCGGATTTCTGTCTATGAAACGCATGCGGAGATAACCGTTGAAGACGATGGAATCGGAATGGACGAAGTTCAATTGCGGCGAATATTGGAAAGAAAAGCAGATCGTAGTTCAGGGGTCGGATTGATAAATACTGATCAGCGTTTAAAGCGGCACTTCGGAACAGGAATTCATATCATAAGTACATTAGGCACAGGGACAAAGGTTTATTTTGTTGTAAAATGA
- a CDS encoding alpha/beta fold hydrolase: MNTDTTTVTVQARKRKRGLWKRVVLIALALVLLLIGAGFAYEAIASEAGKRDYPMPGKLVDAGGYKLHLNQQGKGSITIVLEAGSGETSLSWKDIPEQLAPYAKVVSYDRAGYAWSEKADTERTGANIVRELHTALHKEGLRGPYLFVGHSLGGTYSRLFAQTYRDEVAGLVLVDARPENDEKDAAPITAREKFTKKPPAAELTLLKQSGVLRLFQNFLLEGLVPKEERSRFLNIVATPGYFEEAENEGKLVYTSEDAIRGQNLGNLPVRVIARGLPQDYAAFGFSKEGGEKLEEIWQNGQRNMLGISSKSKLIVAEKSGHMVMEDQPELVTKVILDLLQDITTPR; encoded by the coding sequence ATGAACACGGACACGACGACAGTAACTGTACAAGCAAGAAAAAGAAAAAGGGGCTTATGGAAGAGAGTTGTTCTTATCGCTTTAGCTCTGGTGTTGCTACTCATCGGGGCAGGGTTTGCCTATGAAGCGATTGCTTCCGAGGCGGGAAAGCGGGATTATCCAATGCCGGGAAAGCTGGTAGATGCGGGAGGATATAAGCTGCATCTCAATCAACAGGGCAAGGGCTCCATCACGATTGTGCTTGAAGCGGGCAGCGGCGAGACGAGTCTGTCCTGGAAGGACATCCCGGAACAGCTGGCTCCATATGCTAAAGTCGTCAGCTACGACCGTGCTGGTTATGCCTGGAGCGAAAAGGCGGATACAGAAAGAACCGGCGCCAACATTGTCCGCGAGCTTCACACGGCTTTGCACAAAGAGGGACTTCGTGGGCCATACCTCTTCGTGGGCCATTCCTTGGGTGGAACGTACTCAAGGTTGTTCGCCCAAACTTATAGGGATGAAGTAGCGGGGTTGGTGCTTGTTGACGCTCGTCCGGAAAATGACGAGAAGGACGCCGCTCCGATTACTGCTCGAGAGAAGTTTACGAAAAAGCCGCCGGCGGCAGAGTTGACGCTGCTGAAACAATCGGGAGTGCTTCGGCTTTTTCAGAACTTTTTACTGGAAGGTTTGGTTCCGAAGGAGGAACGAAGCCGTTTTTTGAACATCGTTGCGACGCCTGGTTATTTTGAAGAGGCCGAAAATGAAGGGAAGTTAGTATATACGTCGGAGGATGCCATCCGTGGGCAAAACTTGGGGAATCTTCCTGTACGGGTCATTGCACGAGGATTGCCGCAGGATTACGCCGCATTCGGTTTTTCCAAAGAGGGAGGCGAAAAATTGGAAGAAATATGGCAGAACGGTCAACGGAATATGCTGGGCATTTCGAGCAAGAGCAAGTTAATCGTAGCGGAGAAAAGCGGCCATATGGTCATGGAAGATCAGCCTGAGCTTGTGACGAAGGTGATCCTTGATCTTTTGCAAGATATAACAACACCTAGATAA
- a CDS encoding TetR/AcrR family transcriptional regulator, with protein MKEKIMKHSITLFESKGFSEASIRDIVNTLGVTKGTFYYYFSSKEELLTQIQLQYIDYMLEEQQRIIEQPDRTWKEKLSGIILMTIQAIEGRGSSARIFFRELLHISGDSLAAIKQKRDRFRLNVQSVIEQGIESGEFRDDLPPEMVAFSVLGACNWCYTWFKKGGSLSDTEVAAVYTEMFLNGINTIGNKC; from the coding sequence ATGAAAGAGAAGATAATGAAGCACAGCATAACACTATTTGAATCGAAAGGGTTTAGCGAAGCCTCTATCCGGGACATTGTCAACACGCTGGGCGTGACCAAGGGGACCTTCTATTATTACTTTTCGAGTAAAGAAGAACTGTTGACGCAAATTCAACTGCAGTATATTGATTACATGCTGGAGGAACAGCAGCGCATCATCGAGCAGCCGGATCGAACCTGGAAGGAAAAGTTGTCCGGGATCATCCTTATGACCATTCAGGCAATCGAAGGCCGGGGAAGCAGCGCGCGCATCTTTTTCCGAGAACTTCTTCATATTTCGGGTGATAGTCTTGCTGCGATCAAACAGAAGCGGGACCGTTTCCGGTTAAATGTACAGTCTGTCATCGAACAGGGAATAGAGAGCGGTGAATTTCGGGATGATCTGCCGCCTGAAATGGTAGCATTCAGCGTCCTAGGGGCCTGCAACTGGTGCTATACCTGGTTCAAGAAGGGCGGATCGTTGTCCGATACCGAGGTGGCGGCTGTCTATACAGAGATGTTCCTAAATGGGATAAACACAATTGGAAACAAGTGCTAG